The segment TTGAATTACTTTGTCCttcacaaaaaaattttttaacctttGGCTTGTGCTGGATAGTTGGTACATTTAAATGACTGACTTTAAAAAGAAGAAATACTAAAGCCAAAGCTAGCTCTTAATGACAGCCTCACTGACGACATTCAGACTAAATGCATGTCTAATATTATCTGACATCAGCAAGCAAACTGCGGACAGTGGACGGATGcacaaaccttaaaaaaaataaaatcagaaaaaaaaataaaactccaTATAACATAAAATGTACCAAACACCATTAAATTCGATAAAATTGTAACGGGTTTTGGAAACTCCACTGAGAATTCTGTCCTGACAGAAACACATTATTCTAGGGAAGCACCTTAAGTTTCTATTAGACCTTAGATTAATACACTGCTAAAAGCTTCCTCACCACAAAAAATGGCCCATACACAAATGTAATGCTTTAAAAGCAGGGCTTGACCAAACCCAAGAGGCAGGAAGCCACAGCTCTTACAGTTTTGGATTATTTTACAAATATCTATAAACAGATATTGTCTCACCTCTGAAAAATTTAAGCTGGATCCTCAGGAATCTAAGACTGATGTAAAATCTGTCAAACCCTGCTCTAAAACATCCATTGAAACATCTTTGAAATCACTTAATTCCACCcctaaatatatttacaatagtaAAAAAGACATCAGTCAGTACAAGTGTTCAATGAAACTCCACAAATTCCTCTAGAGTTCGTGGGATCTGGTTGTGGTATTTAATGTTGTACAGTCGGACTGCTCTGGCTGCCAGGCACTTCAAGCTGAGCTTCATCTGGGTTTTCAGTAGGATCTCTGATACACCTGTGGTACTTCTATCCAAAGGAGTCTTTTTCTCCTTATTGGTCATGTCTGTGTGAGCACCTGCCTCCACAAGGCTAATGATGATAGAATGCAGGGTCAGGAAGTCACTGATAGGACGGTTGTACTGAACAATAACATGAAGTGGGCTATTGCCCACATTGTCTATGGCATTTACATTTGCTCCACAATCTATCAGTAACTTGGCAACAGGGGCACTAGGGAAGCTGCAAACATCATTGGTATGGAAATCATCCACAGGGGTGCTTGAGTCTACAGCCAAATGCAGAAGACTACATCCATCTCTTGTCCGCGGATCTAGGTGCACCAACCGGTAGATTTGTTTGTTAATGCGTGACTGCTCCTCCTCTGAACACTGGGTCTTGGTGGAGATGCAAACGAGGTAGAGAAAAGTAAAAAGATTGCACTCATGATTTTCTAGTGCTGTGTGAGCATCAGGTTCTTGGGGGTTATGTATCCGTGACATCCCTCTCTCAATCTCTAGAACACTGCACCGGAGTACACTTTCCACATCTTGGGCTCTTACAGGCTCATTCAGATGGATCATCTGTGAAAAGACTTGTGCAAATCTTAGAAGATCCTTGTGTGTGTTCCGGTTCCCCTTTTGCCGCAGTTGCAAAGCATGCAGCCAAAGCTTTATGCATTGTTCAAATTCCATATTGTCTGCATAAACAGCTCCACGATATATGATAGGATGTGACACATCAATGTTATCTGAACCAAGTATTCGCTCACGCACAATTAAACCCTCCATATGCAGGGCATCTGTGTCGTGACGGATCGCATCCAGCTCCCTTGGATTTCGACATTCAACTCGATTTCCGTAGGCATCTATAGGAGGTAGCACTTCTTTGTGGAGAATGTTGGCAGGATCACGAAATCTCTCCAACATGGCTAGGTACAAGTACTGGTAAGTTTTAGTGATATTATAGTTTTCCCGGTCATTGGCAAAAGAAGCTCCCAGCAACTCTAGGGCCTCCACACGACTACGAGCATCACAATCAGAGTGGGCAAGTAATAGTTCTACCACTTCAGCCTTACAACTTTCAGCTGCAACTTTTAAAGGTGTCATCCCATGTCCATTGACCACCATAGCTGCTTTCCATTTGACCAGCTCCCGCACAATGTCCAGATGCCCAGCTTCTGCTGCAAAATGTAGAGCTGTAGCTCCACAGTGTGCTCTAGCGTTTGGGTCAGCATGTTGTTCCAGTAGGTAGCGAACTACGTCTGTGTGACCCTTATAAGCAGCAATCATCAGACAGGTGTTGTCATACTTGTTGGCAATACTGATATTTGCATTGTTTTCTACAAGGAAACGGACAATGTCCAATCTACCATCAAAGCAGGCTGCTCGCAAGGGGGTAGAATTTGTTACCGTTGTATGGTTAACATTGGCTCCATGGCCAACCAAAAGCTTTACTACCTCATAATGTCCAGCTCCTGCTGCACACCACAAAGCTGTGGCTCCATCAATTACATAtctgtggagaaaaaaaaatgaaatcatagGAAGTTCATCAGCAGTTAGTGTATACAACGTAAAATGgtaatagaaaaaaaatgaaattcaaatataaataaatattctaacATTACAACATATTAAAATAACCAGAGTTATTAAGAGAATGTTATTCTATAATACAGCTGCAAGCAATGTTTGATGGGCAGAACTATATTGTCGacattactacttaaagggacagtctagtattaattaagctttcattattcagataggacttttaattttaatcaactttccaatttacttttatcatcaaatttgcttttttctcttggtattcttagtttaagctgaacataggtaggctcatatgctaatttctaagcctttgagggctgcctcttatcacatgctttttaaatctcttttcaacacaaagagacagaaagtgcacgtgggccatatagataacactgtgttcaggcacagaaagttatttaaagggacataatactcatatgctaaatcacttgaaactgatgcagtataactgtaaaaagctgacaggaaaatatcacctgagcatctctatgtaaaaaaggaagatattttacctcacaatctcctcagctcagcagagtaaattctgtgtaaaaagttatactcaactgctcccagctgcgggtaaaaaaattaaaaaaaatgaagaaatgaacagcagccaatcagcatcagcagtgctgaggtcatgaacttttactgtgatctcatgagatttgacttgactctcatgagatttcattgtaaacttcctttacctgattggtgaaataagatgagagtgcacgatgctcatcccttcagatgtcccaggacagacacactaaaatgctgcttagaaatcctttacaataggaggtggctactgaggaacttttgaggtaaaatatctttcttttttacatagagatgttaaggagatattttctagtcagctttttacagctatgctgcatcactttcaagtgtttaaacatttgggtattatggcccttcaaGATccagcacaatacaatgctaaatttaagacaatagataataaacagtcacagtcatgtgatcagggggctggaagaaggttcctagatacaaggtaatcacagaggtaaaaagtatattaatataactgtgttggttatgcaaaaccggggaacgggtaataaagggattatctatcttttaaaacaataacaattctatggtagactgtccctttaatttgtgttcaAGTTTTGGTTGTTAATAGAAAAGTTGTGCACAATATTTCTTTAATGTGCATAGTTTTCCTGAGCCAGGGAATATTCAAGTTATAGCGGTGACATTACTCCTATTGTCTGGGCATGTGTGAGCATTTACAGGCGGATATAAATATAATTGCCTGAGATTGGCTGCCCTTCAACACATGACATGCTGAATAAGCTTAAAAGTGTTTTTATAGAATATTCAGTCTGCAGTCTTGGGTGTCATAAGCACAGAAGGTCTCAAAGCCATGCTGATGTCCCTTAATATTCCCTTATCACTGTCTATGTCACTCTCCCTGTTACTTCCCCTCTAATAAGCTGCctgaacattgggtatttttttcttaaagagacaaagaagtcaaaattaaacatagaTTTTTGAAATTTGCTTGAAAAGGGACTTGGTGGAATAAGGGAGGGAGAGCATAGGTGAATGGACAGAGAAGTTATAGCTGTCTCTAGGTAGTCTTGATTGAAATGTAGCTTCTGTACATGGAAACAAAGTGAGGTAGGCTTAGAAATATGAATGTGCCTTGAGCACTATATGGTTGCAGTGTTTGtagtaatgttatatatacagat is part of the Bombina bombina isolate aBomBom1 chromosome 6, aBomBom1.pri, whole genome shotgun sequence genome and harbors:
- the FEM1B gene encoding protein fem-1 homolog B: MALDGLSGYVYKAAAEGRVLTLAALLLNRTELEIRSLLESVTQQGGQRSTPLIIAARNGHSKVVRLLLEHYRVDTQQTGTVRFDGYVIDGATALWCAAGAGHYEVVKLLVGHGANVNHTTVTNSTPLRAACFDGRLDIVRFLVENNANISIANKYDNTCLMIAAYKGHTDVVRYLLEQHADPNARAHCGATALHFAAEAGHLDIVRELVKWKAAMVVNGHGMTPLKVAAESCKAEVVELLLAHSDCDARSRVEALELLGASFANDRENYNITKTYQYLYLAMLERFRDPANILHKEVLPPIDAYGNRVECRNPRELDAIRHDTDALHMEGLIVRERILGSDNIDVSHPIIYRGAVYADNMEFEQCIKLWLHALQLRQKGNRNTHKDLLRFAQVFSQMIHLNEPVRAQDVESVLRCSVLEIERGMSRIHNPQEPDAHTALENHECNLFTFLYLVCISTKTQCSEEEQSRINKQIYRLVHLDPRTRDGCSLLHLAVDSSTPVDDFHTNDVCSFPSAPVAKLLIDCGANVNAIDNVGNSPLHVIVQYNRPISDFLTLHSIIISLVEAGAHTDMTNKEKKTPLDRSTTGVSEILLKTQMKLSLKCLAARAVRLYNIKYHNQIPRTLEEFVEFH